Below is a window of Sus scrofa isolate TJ Tabasco breed Duroc chromosome 10, Sscrofa11.1, whole genome shotgun sequence DNA.
GAACAGAAGATTGGGACACACACTTTCTCCCAAGTCTGCTTCTCTGCCATCCTTTCTGAATGTTTAGAATACCGTGTGTAAGAGTGCATGTGTGGAGTTGGGAGTGTCCAATCCCCAGAGACCGGGTAGGTGGGGAAAAGAAGTTGGCCCATGATGGGTGGGTGAAATTTCCTAAAGTGGGTGGCCTGAAGGATTGAGGTTAGGGAAGGAAAGAGCTTGGTAGCCATAGGATAGCCCTGGCTAGAAATGGAATCAGAAGAACAGGTGAGACCATGTATGCCTTAAGCCTCAATTCACAAAGCTTACACCTCTGAACTTCATCATGGGGGTCACGAGCAGCCCCCTAAACTAGGGAGACAGGTAGTATGATAAATGCTTTAGGAAGATCACCATGGTGGCTGTGAGCAGAGGCATTGGGGGAAGAGAAGTTGAAAACAAGGAGGCCTATTGGGGAAGTGCTGCAGTGATACAGGGGAGAAATGACGGTGCTCTAACTAGGGTGGGGCAACAGGCCAGTGGGTGAATGCTAGAGACGAAGCCAGGCATTAGGTGGCCCACAGATGTGGTGCTGGGAGCAGAGAAATGGACATGGTGATCGATGGCTGAGAGCAGAGTGGAGTTTGAGAGCAAAGAGAGGGAGATCTGAAAAGCCACCACAGCCCCCTGCTAGGCTTCTGACCCCAGCCCTGATGTCGAaacccatccctccctctcctccaaaCCAGGCCCTAAGACTGAGTCTGGCTTTGAGTATCTTATCTAATCTCCAGACTTAATATGACTTCTGACTCAAGATTAAGTTCCATGACAGAAGtgttccccttcctctctcctcttcccctccaaGCACAGGGAAGCCAGCCTACTGCTCTGTTAAAGGCCTCAAAGAGCTGGCTGACTTAGcccccctctcccaccctggcCACTTCTCTGGGAAACCAGCCCTCTCCAGatccctccccttcttctcagCCTGAAGTGCACTGAGGCCTGATTAATTCTGTGATCCTGGACAGCTCCCTGGCCCTGTCTGGGTTTGTTCCTCCACCAGGAAAATGGGAATGCATGCCATCTATCCTTCCCCATGCGGAGTCCTGCCTAATTTTGGCAAACAGTGGGGGCCATGAGAAAGGGTAGTGTAAGATGCAGACAGAACGTCCTGGTAAGAGTAAAGTCCTTATGTCCCAGTATACACCCTCCCAAAATACACACCTCTTCTTTCTTGCTGCAGCAAATGGAAACACTGGAATGAGAAAACTCAGTTCGACCTCTCTTCCCCTTCCTGACTCAAGTAGGTCAGGTTCATATGGGCTTTGTCGGGCGGCCCCACTGTCCGCTCCTTCATTAACTGGGGGCTGATGCCCCAGAACCCTCAGGAAAAGAACCAGGCCTATCTCCGCCGCTGCCCTGGGAGCCACCCAGGTCCCAAGAGCCCCGAGGCCGTCGCAGCCGCAGCCATGTATACCTTCCTGCCTGACAACTTCTCGCCTACCAAGCCCAAGCCGTCCAAAGAGCTGAAGCCGCTGCTGGGATCCGCCGTGCTAGGGCTGCTGCTGGTGTTGGCTGCGGTGGTGGCCTGGTCCTACTACAGCGCCTCTCTACGCAAGGCTGAACGCCTGCGCGCCGAGCTGCTGGACCTCAACCGCGGCGGCTTCTCCATCCGCAACCAGAAGGGTGAGCAGGTCTTCCGCCTGGCCTTCCGCTCGGGCGCGCTAGACCTTGACTCCTGCAGCCGCGAGGGCGCCCTACTCGGCTGCTCTCGCACGGCCGATGGGCGCCCACTGCACTTCTTCATCCAGACTGTGCGGCCCAAGGACACGGTCATGTGCTACCGCGTGCGGTGGGAGGAGGCGGTGCCCGGGCGTGCGGTGGAGCATGCCATGTTCCTAGGCGACGCAGGGGCGCACTGGTATGGCGGCGCCGAGATGAAGACCCAGCACTGGCCCATCCGCCTGGATGGCCAACAGGAGCCGCAGCCCTTCGTCACCAGCGACGTCTACTCCTCCAACGCATTTGGAGGCATTCTCGAGCGCTACTGGCTGTCATCACGCGCTGCTGCCATCAAAGTCAACGACTCAGTGCCCTTTCACCTGGGCTGGAACAGCACGGAGCGCTCTCTGCGGCTGCAGGCGCGCTACCACGATACCCCCTACAAGCCGCCTGCCAGCTACACCTCTGCGCCCGAGCTCAGCTACCGCGTGTGCGTTGGCTCGGATGTCACCTCCATCCACAAGTACATGGTGCGGCGCTATTTCAATAAGCCATCAAGGGTGCCAGCACCCGAGGCCTTCCGGTACCCCATCTGGTCCACATGGGTGCTGTACGGACGCGCGGTGGACCAGGACAAGGTGCTGCGTTTCGCCCAGCAGATCCGCCAGCACCGCTTCAACAGCAGCCACCTGGAAATTGACGACATGTACACGCCTGCCTATGGCGACTTTGACTTCGACAAGACCAAGTTTCCCAACGCCACTGACATGTTCCGCCGCCTGCAGGACGCTGGCTTTCGTGTCACGCTCTGGGTGCACCCGTTTGTCAACTATAACTCGTCGTGCTTTGGCGAAGGCGTGGAGCGCGAGCTTTTCGTGCGCGAACCCACAGGCCGGCTGCCTGCGCTGGTGCGCTGGTGGAATGGTATCGGCGCAGTGCTCGACTTCACGCACCCCAAGGCCCGCGACTGGTTCCAGGGGCATCTGCGGCGACTACGCTCGCGCTACGCGGTGGCCTCCTTCAAGTTTGATGCTGGCGAGGTCAGCTATTTGCCGCAGGACTTCAGTACCTACAGGCCTCTGTCGGACCCCAACATATGGAGCAGGCGCTACACAGAGATGGCGCTGCCCTTCTTCTCACTGGCCGAGGTCCGCGTGGGCTACCAGTCACAGAACATCTCATGCTTCTTCCGCCTGGTGGACCGAGACTCGGTGTGGGGCTACGATCTGGGGCTGCGCTCGCTCATCCCCGCGGTGCTCACCGTTAGCATGCTGGGCTACCCATTCATCCTGCCAGATATGGTGGGTGGCAACGCGGTGCCTGGGCGCACAACGAGCAACGGCGATGTGCCGGAGCGCGAGCTCTACGTGCGCTGGCTGGAAGTGGCCGCCTTCATGCCAGCTATGCAGTTCTCCATTCCACCCTGGCGCTATGACGCCGAAGTGGTGGCCATTGCACACAAGTTCACTGCACTGAGGGCCTCGCTGGTGGCACCGTTATTGCTGGAGTTGGCTGGTGAAGTCACTGACACGGGCGACCCCATCGTGCGCCCCCTCTGGTGGATCGCGCCCGGCGATGAGACGGCGCACCGCATCGACTCACAGTTCCTTATCGGAGACACGCTGCTGGTGGCCCCGGTCCTGGAGCCAGGCAAGCAAGAGCGGGATGTCTACCTGCCCGCAGGCAAGTGGCGCAGCTATAAGGGCGAGCTTTTCGACAAGACGCCTGTACTGCTCACTGATTACCCTGTAGACCTGGACGAGATCGCTTACTTCATCTGGGCATCCTGACCCAGGTCAAGACCCAAAAACCCCACAGCCCTAACCCCAGTATTCATGTGGGCCTTTAACCCTCCATCACAACCATACCACATATCCCCAGGAAGTGGATACTGACCTAAATATGCTGGAGCCAGCTCGTGGGGGGAAGAGGGGGCAGCGAGGGGAAGGAGAAAACGCTGAAGCAGCCTCCCACCCAATCAGCCCTCTTTCCCTCCACACTCATTTCAGTGACAGAAACCTCTTCCCTGGGGTAGGGATAAGAGAGCTCAGAGGAAAATTTTCAGCTCTCTTCCTGTTAAACATGGTTGGGTTTTAAAAGCATAGAGAGAATCTTCAACCCTCCATCCTGGCCCGAGTGGCCATCTTTGTCCTTCTGAGGTGGTGACTTGATCCTCTTTAAGTTCCCAAAATAGCACCCTGCCACACTTAGAAAGGGCACATTCTTGGTGTTGGAAACCAGGCCCTGAGTTCCCAGCCTAAACTGTGGCTGACCTGGTCCCACACCAGCTGGCAAGAAGGGACGGAGGTACTTGGCCAACTGACAAGGAGACAGAAGGTCCCATTCCCAGAGGGACAGGGGGACTAGGTCCAGCACAAAGTCATCATCACTGTCCTTCATTTGTGAAGAGATTCCTAACACTGCACTTACCCATCTGTGTACACACATGGTTCAGCCCTGGACCAGGGCCACTGCCTAATGGACAAAGACTTGAGAGGCCATTCAGGCCAGACTTGGTGCCTTAACTCaagaacctgtgtgtgtgtgtgtgtgtgtgtgtgtgtgtgtgtgtgagagagagagagagagagagagagcacgtgTGCGAGTGAGCAAGAGCTCAGGAGAGGCACCACGTGTCCCTGGATCTGTGGCATAAGCACAATACCTCTGAGGCTACATAAGCCTGGAGGGAGTGGGCAGGGAGCAAATTTGAGCTTTAGATTGTTGAGTTGGCCCCTTCCTGGGTGATGCCCTTGGGACTCtagtaggaaataaataaccctttccAGATTCCTCAGCTACCTCACTCCCTGCACACGTGGCAGGGGGTGTGGCTTCAAAGGGAGCTGGTATTCTTTTTCTGGTGGTGGTGTGCTTCAGCACGCAAATTACCATGCACATCAACACCTACAAATTTACATACAGGGTAAGGTCTTTCATTTCAGCCATTTTCCCTTTCTAAGAAGGGCAA
It encodes the following:
- the KIAA1161 gene encoding uncharacterized family 31 glucosidase KIAA1161 homolog; the encoded protein is MPQNPQEKNQAYLRRCPGSHPGPKSPEAVAAAAMYTFLPDNFSPTKPKPSKELKPLLGSAVLGLLLVLAAVVAWSYYSASLRKAERLRAELLDLNRGGFSIRNQKGEQVFRLAFRSGALDLDSCSREGALLGCSRTADGRPLHFFIQTVRPKDTVMCYRVRWEEAVPGRAVEHAMFLGDAGAHWYGGAEMKTQHWPIRLDGQQEPQPFVTSDVYSSNAFGGILERYWLSSRAAAIKVNDSVPFHLGWNSTERSLRLQARYHDTPYKPPASYTSAPELSYRVCVGSDVTSIHKYMVRRYFNKPSRVPAPEAFRYPIWSTWVLYGRAVDQDKVLRFAQQIRQHRFNSSHLEIDDMYTPAYGDFDFDKTKFPNATDMFRRLQDAGFRVTLWVHPFVNYNSSCFGEGVERELFVREPTGRLPALVRWWNGIGAVLDFTHPKARDWFQGHLRRLRSRYAVASFKFDAGEVSYLPQDFSTYRPLSDPNIWSRRYTEMALPFFSLAEVRVGYQSQNISCFFRLVDRDSVWGYDLGLRSLIPAVLTVSMLGYPFILPDMVGGNAVPGRTTSNGDVPERELYVRWLEVAAFMPAMQFSIPPWRYDAEVVAIAHKFTALRASLVAPLLLELAGEVTDTGDPIVRPLWWIAPGDETAHRIDSQFLIGDTLLVAPVLEPGKQERDVYLPAGKWRSYKGELFDKTPVLLTDYPVDLDEIAYFIWAS